Proteins encoded in a region of the Acomys russatus chromosome 14, mAcoRus1.1, whole genome shotgun sequence genome:
- the Mmp12 gene encoding macrophage metalloelastase, whose amino-acid sequence MKFLMLIAVLQVSASRADSVDPVKEAEFAKRYLTHFYGFEDDRSPMAKTKTKTNRNFLEEKIQEMQEFFGLEATGQLDTPTLRIMHTPRCGMPDVQHLRTVPWRSRWTKRHLTYRIFNYTPDMKREDVDYIFQKAFQVWSDVTTLKFRKIYKGQADIMILFAYGAHGDYSSFDGRGGTLAHAFYPGPGIQGDAHFDEAETWTKSYQGTNLFLVAVHELGHSLGLQHSNNPQSIMYPTYRYLDPNAFRLSTDDIRNIQYLYGAPVRNLPSANPGTPLSTVCHQSLSFDAVTTVGDKIFFFKDRFLWWKLPGSSATNVTSISSMWPSIPSGIQAAYEIEGRNQLFLFKDDKYWLITDLVPQPHYPRSIYSLGFPESVKKIDAAVFDPFRLKVYFFVDKQYWRYDVKQYLMDPAYPKLISSQFPGVMPNVDAVFYYKSHYYFFQGIYQLEYDPFLHHVTKKLKSTSWLGC is encoded by the exons ATGAAGTTTCTCATGCTGATTGCGGTCTTACAGGTATCTGCCTCCAGGGCCGACTCTGTAGACCCTGTGAAGGAGGCAGAGTTTGCTAAA AGGTACTTGACACACTTTTATGGCTTTGAAGATGACAGAAGTccaatggcaaaaacaaaaacaaaaaccaacagaaactttctagaagaaaaaatcCAGGAAATGCAGGAGTTCTTTGGGCTAGAAGCAACTGGGCAACTGGACACCCCAACCCTCAGGATAATGCACACTCCTCGATGTGGAATGCCAGATGTACAGCATCTTAGAACAGTGCCCTGGAGGTCAAGGTGGACGAAACGTCACCTCACCTACAG GATCTTTAATTACACTCCTGACATGAAGCGTGAGGATGTTGACTACATATTTCAGAAAGCTTTTCAAGTCTGGAGTGATGTGACGACTCTGAAATTCAGAAAGATTTACAAAGGCCAGGCTGACATTATGATACTTTTTGCATATGGAG CTCATGGAGACTACAGTTCTTTTGATGGCAGAGGTGGTACCTTAGCCCATGCTTTTTACCCTGGACCCGGTATTCAAGGAGATGCACATTTTGATGAGGCAGAAACCTGGACCAAAAGTTaccaag GCacaaacctgtttcttgttgCTGTTCATGAGCTTGGCCATTCCTTGGGGCTCCAGCACTCCAATAATCCACAGTCAATAATGTACCCCACCTACAGGTATCTTGACCCCAACGCATTTCGCCTCTCTACTGACGACATACGTAACATTCAGTACCTCTATG gagCCCCAGTGAGAAACCTACCCTCAGCAAATCCTGGCACTCCACTGTCAACTGTCTGTCACCAAAGTTTGAGCTTTGATGCTGTCACAACAGTGGGagataaaatctttttctttaaagaccg ATTCCTCTGGTGGAAGCTGCCTGGGAGTTCAGCCACCAACGTTACCTCAATTTCTTCCATGTGGCCAAGCATCCCATCTGGTATTCAAGCTGCTTATGAAATCGAAGGCAGAaaccaactttttctttttaaag ATGACAAGTACTGGTTGATTACCGACCTAGTGCCGCAGCCACACTACCCCAGAAGCATCTATTCTCTGGGCTTCCCTGAGTCCGTGAAGAAGAtcgatgcagctgtctttgaccCATTTCGCCTTAAGGTCTACTTCTTTGTAGATAAACAATATTGGAG GTATGATGTGAAACAATACCTCATGGACCCTGCTTACCCGAAACTGATTTCCTCACAATTCCCAGGAGTTATGCCTAACGTCGACGCAGTCTTCTATTACAAAA GCCACTACTACTTTTTCCAAGGAATCTACCAGTTGGAATATGACCCCTTCTTGCATCATGTCACCAAAAAGCTGAAAAGTACGAGCTGGCTTGGTTGTTAG